One window of the Triticum dicoccoides isolate Atlit2015 ecotype Zavitan chromosome 3B, WEW_v2.0, whole genome shotgun sequence genome contains the following:
- the LOC119281515 gene encoding inorganic pyrophosphatase 1-like, producing the protein MAGVVVVFDFDKTIIDVDSDNWVVDGLGATELFDRLMPTMPWNTLIDTVMGELHAQGRTLRDVADVLRAAPIDPHVVAAIRAAYSLGCDIRVLSDANRFFIETVLDHHGLRGCFSEINTNPSHVDADGRLRIAPHHDFHATPHGCGLGTCPPNMCKGQVLHRIRASVTAADGARKRFIYLGDGRGDYCPSLRLAREDFMMPRKGYPVWDLICENPGLLQAEVHPWSDGKDMEETLLRLISRVLVEESQLLPLDCKLESLPVAVQDGMPMPLGVKN; encoded by the coding sequence ATGGCCGGCGTCGTGGTGGTGTTCGACTTCGACAAGACCATCATCGACGTCGACAGCGACAACTGGGTCGTCGACGGCCTCGGCGCCACCGAGCTCTTCGACCGCCTGATGCCCACCATGCCGTGGAACACCCTCATCGACACCGTCATGGGGGAGCTGCACGCGCAGGGCAGGACCCTCCGcgacgtcgccgacgtgctccgcgCCGCGCCCATCGACCCGCACGTCGTCGCCGCCATCAGGGCCGCCTACAGCCTCGGCTGCGACATCAGGGTCCTCAGCGACGCCAACCGCTTCTTCATCGAGACCGTCCTCGACCACCACGGCCTCCGGGGCTGCTTCTCCGAGATCAACACCAACCCCAGCCACGTCGACGCCGACGGCCGCCTCCGCATCGCGCCGCACCACGACTTCCACGCCACCCCGCACGGCTGCGGCCTCGGCACCTGCCCGCCCAACATGTGCAAGGGCCAGGTGCTCCACCGCATCCGCGCCTCCGTTACCGCGGCGGACGGCGCTAGGAAGCGCTTCATCTACCTCGGCGACGGCCGCGGCGACTACTGCCCGTCGCTCCGGCTCGCCAGGGAGGACTTCATGATGCCGCGCAAGGGGTACCCCGTGTGGGACCTCATCTGCGAGAACCCCGGCCTGCTCCAGGCCGAGGTGCACCCCTGGAGCGACGGCAAGGACATGGAGGAGACGCTGCTGCGGCTCATCAGCCGGGTGCTCGTCGAGGAGAGCCAGCTGCTGCCGCTCGACTGCAAGCTCGAGTCGCTGCCGGTGGCCGTCCAGGACGGCATGCCCATGCCGCTCGGCGTCAAGAACTGA